The nucleotide window CACGCATCGCCTGGACTGGGCCGACCCCACGATCCGGGAGTGGGACTGCACCGTCGTCTGGTCCGATCCCGCCGATCCCGAAGCCGGGATCGTGCTCGACCGGTCGGCGTTCTACCCGGGCGGCGGCGGCCAGCCGCCGGACCACGGCGTGCTGATCTGGCAGGGCGTGCGGACCCGGATCGTGGACACCCGCAAGGGCGACGAGCACTACCTGATCCCCGCGCCCGGCGACCCGGTACCGCCGGCCGGCGCGAGCGTGCGCGGCGCCGTCGACGACGAGCGCCGCACCACGCTGATGCGCACCCACTCGGGGCTGCACATCCTCTGTGGCACGGTGTTCCGCGACTTCGGCGCGCTGGTCACCGGTGGCAACATGCAGCCGGGCGAGGCCCGGATGGACTTCAACCTGCCGGAGGTACCGCCGGGCTTCAAGCAGGCCCTCGAGGACGCGGTG belongs to Amorphoplanes digitatis and includes:
- a CDS encoding alanyl-tRNA editing protein, whose amino-acid sequence is MAFDQHGHTHRLDWADPTIREWDCTVVWSDPADPEAGIVLDRSAFYPGGGGQPPDHGVLIWQGVRTRIVDTRKGDEHYLIPAPGDPVPPAGASVRGAVDDERRTTLMRTHSGLHILCGTVFRDFGALVTGGNMQPGEARMDFNLPEVPPGFKQALEDAVNAEVAADRKIVARVLSRAEALAIPDLVRTQDALPPLENPEIRVVDIVGLDVQADGGTHVASTAQVGRVQVVKVESKGRQNRRVRIKLVA